One genomic region from Sphingomonas paeninsulae encodes:
- a CDS encoding translocation/assembly module TamB domain-containing protein, translated as MKLLKWIGGALLGFLLLIAAAFWLADTSIGHRFIADRIAEIAPASGLRFKVGRIDGSIYGQVHIRDLRVSDSGGVFFESGDVALDWSPFAYASNRLDIASLIAPAATLHRLPNLKPTGKKGLILPSFDIRIGKLEITRLTIGDKVSGTPRTGSVTGRADIRDGRAMIALDARAAGDRLAFRLDAEPDRNKFDIGAALNAPSGGVFGAIIGTQRPVKIRLGGDGSWTDWHGSLTGDASGARIASLDLTAGKGRYDLDGRIVPSLVAHGKLMSLSAPSVRVKGNAMLVNRRLDTHLALGSPSLALSANGIVDLANSAFDGMRIDMRLLRPAALFPNMTGQNVKLKMLLDGTFATATFDYLLTADRAAFDTTGFETVRATGRGRLSPTPVIVPLKLTARRVTGVGDVAGGILGNISVQGLLRVTSKIISGDGLILKSDKLNGKVSLLVDLATGKYDIGLAGQLGRYLIPGLGIVDVKSELKIVPGANGRGTRVIGRGQAWVRRFDNNFLAGLAGGLPYIDTGLERDVDGLVHFINLKLTAPALRLTGNGYRRKDGSFHFEGSGVQRQYGPLKMILDGRIDRPTLDLQLARPMDSLGLRDVRAHLDPTAEGFQWQAAGGSLIGPFAGNGAILLPSGGQAVIQFGQIVASGLVAKGQLRPVSGSLDGQLALSGSGISGRLAFAPQGGVQRIEAHLTARDATLNGPPLIAARRGQVDAVLLLDPKGTDVDATIQGQGLRYGGIGLARLAANVHLLDGVGEVKASLAGSRGRAFDIQTVTQVAPNRLAVALQGTIDGKPIKLDAPGIVMRDGSGWALAPTALSFAGGSAKVGGRFGDSGIAVDADVVRMPLTVLDILYPRLALGGIASGHVNFAQTATGAAPTGRADLRIRGLTRSGLVLSSRPIDVGVIAALDARGAVMRAVAASGGTTIGQAQARIAPLPTSGTLIERLTNAPLFAQLRYNGPADTLWRLTGIESFDISGPIAVGADIGGRLGDPQIRGSIKTENLRLESPLSGTVLTGMKASGVFGGSKLVIQSFSATAGKGTLTGRATFDLSAANGFGIDIVGNAQQADIIRRDDISATVTGPLSIKSDGGSGSIAGTLELNHSSFRLGQASAAATIPRLNVRELNRPASDLAVQSPPISWSLAVKAKAANRLSVTGLGLDSEWRANLDIGGTLDEPRILGRADLLRGGYEFAGKRFDLDKGTIRFTGTTPIDPVIDIEATSNAQSLNATVRVTGTGQKPDITFTSIPALPQDELLSRLLFGTSITNLSAPEALQLAAAVASLRNSGGGLNPINALRQAIGLDRLRILPADATTGSKTALAAGKYITRRTYVEVISDGQGYSASRVEFQITRWLSLLSSISTIGRTSAAVRVSKDY; from the coding sequence TTGAAGCTGCTGAAATGGATAGGCGGCGCGCTGCTGGGTTTTCTGCTGCTGATTGCCGCAGCGTTCTGGCTTGCCGACACCAGCATCGGGCACCGTTTTATCGCAGATCGTATTGCGGAAATAGCGCCGGCTTCGGGGTTGCGCTTCAAGGTCGGTCGTATCGACGGGTCGATCTATGGTCAGGTTCATATCCGTGATCTGCGTGTGTCGGACAGCGGAGGCGTCTTTTTCGAAAGCGGTGACGTTGCGCTCGACTGGTCGCCCTTTGCTTATGCATCCAACCGATTGGATATCGCCAGCCTGATTGCGCCAGCGGCAACGCTGCACCGTTTGCCGAATTTGAAGCCCACAGGCAAAAAAGGGCTAATCCTGCCCAGTTTCGATATTCGGATCGGCAAACTCGAAATCACACGTTTGACGATTGGCGATAAAGTTTCGGGCACGCCGCGGACCGGGTCAGTGACGGGGCGGGCCGATATTCGTGACGGGCGCGCCATGATCGCTTTGGATGCGCGTGCAGCGGGAGACAGGCTGGCGTTTCGCCTCGATGCCGAACCCGATCGCAACAAGTTCGATATCGGTGCAGCACTGAACGCGCCTTCGGGCGGCGTATTCGGCGCAATTATCGGCACGCAGCGTCCCGTGAAGATTCGTCTGGGCGGAGATGGAAGCTGGACCGACTGGCACGGTAGCCTGACGGGAGACGCCTCGGGTGCGCGCATCGCTTCGCTCGACCTCACCGCGGGCAAGGGCCGTTATGACCTCGATGGACGGATTGTGCCCTCGCTGGTTGCGCACGGTAAGCTGATGTCGCTCAGCGCGCCATCAGTGCGCGTGAAGGGTAATGCCATGCTCGTCAATCGTCGGCTCGATACGCATCTGGCGCTGGGCTCACCCTCGCTCGCGCTGAGCGCGAACGGCATCGTTGACCTTGCCAACAGCGCGTTCGACGGGATGCGGATCGACATGCGCCTGCTGCGGCCGGCGGCGCTGTTTCCGAACATGACCGGCCAGAACGTAAAGCTGAAAATGCTGCTCGATGGCACCTTTGCAACTGCGACGTTTGACTATTTGCTGACTGCTGATCGGGCGGCATTCGACACGACGGGGTTCGAGACGGTGCGCGCGACCGGTCGGGGGCGATTGTCGCCAACACCGGTTATCGTTCCTCTGAAATTGACCGCACGGCGCGTGACCGGCGTCGGCGATGTGGCGGGTGGTATCCTCGGCAATATCAGCGTGCAGGGTTTGTTACGAGTGACGTCGAAGATAATCAGCGGCGATGGTCTCATCCTGAAATCTGACAAGCTCAATGGCAAGGTTTCGCTGCTCGTCGATCTGGCGACGGGCAAGTATGACATCGGACTTGCCGGGCAGCTCGGTCGCTACCTGATCCCCGGCCTCGGCATCGTGGATGTCAAAAGCGAGTTGAAGATCGTGCCCGGCGCGAATGGTCGCGGGACGCGAGTCATCGGTCGCGGGCAGGCGTGGGTGCGGCGTTTCGATAACAATTTTCTTGCCGGGCTGGCTGGCGGGCTGCCCTATATTGATACGGGGCTGGAGCGCGACGTCGATGGTCTGGTTCACTTCATCAACCTGAAACTGACTGCACCCGCGTTGCGACTGACCGGCAATGGTTATCGTCGCAAGGACGGCTCTTTCCATTTTGAAGGGAGTGGCGTGCAGCGGCAATATGGCCCGTTGAAAATGATCCTCGACGGCCGGATCGACCGGCCGACGCTCGACCTGCAGCTTGCCCGACCGATGGATTCACTCGGTCTGCGCGATGTTCGTGCGCACCTAGACCCAACGGCTGAGGGGTTCCAGTGGCAGGCCGCCGGTGGTTCATTAATCGGTCCGTTCGCTGGTAATGGCGCGATTTTGCTGCCTTCTGGCGGGCAGGCGGTTATTCAGTTCGGCCAGATCGTGGCGTCGGGGCTCGTCGCCAAAGGTCAGCTTCGGCCTGTGTCGGGCAGCCTCGATGGACAACTTGCCTTATCGGGCAGCGGTATTTCGGGAAGGCTCGCGTTTGCTCCTCAAGGCGGTGTTCAGCGTATCGAAGCGCACCTCACGGCTCGCGATGCAACGCTGAATGGTCCACCCTTGATCGCCGCCCGTCGTGGACAGGTAGATGCTGTCCTGCTGCTCGATCCAAAAGGTACGGATGTCGATGCGACGATACAGGGGCAGGGGCTTCGTTATGGCGGCATCGGCCTCGCGCGCCTTGCCGCCAATGTTCACCTGCTGGATGGTGTGGGTGAGGTGAAAGCCTCGCTCGCCGGATCGCGCGGGCGTGCATTCGATATTCAGACGGTCACGCAAGTCGCGCCGAACCGGCTCGCCGTCGCGCTGCAGGGAACGATCGACGGTAAGCCGATCAAGCTGGATGCACCTGGCATCGTCATGCGCGACGGCAGCGGATGGGCGCTCGCTCCGACCGCGCTGAGCTTTGCCGGCGGGTCGGCAAAGGTCGGCGGACGGTTCGGCGACAGTGGGATCGCCGTCGATGCCGATGTGGTGCGAATGCCGCTGACGGTCCTCGATATATTGTATCCGCGACTGGCTCTCGGCGGCATTGCCAGTGGTCATGTCAATTTTGCTCAAACTGCAACTGGGGCTGCACCGACAGGCCGCGCCGATTTGCGCATCCGTGGACTAACCCGTTCGGGGCTGGTGCTGTCCTCCCGGCCGATCGACGTCGGTGTCATCGCTGCGCTGGATGCGCGTGGAGCAGTCATGCGCGCGGTCGCGGCCAGCGGCGGTACGACCATCGGGCAGGCGCAGGCCCGGATCGCGCCGCTCCCCACTTCTGGTACGCTGATCGAGCGCCTGACCAACGCTCCTCTGTTCGCGCAACTCCGCTACAATGGACCAGCCGACACGTTGTGGCGTCTGACCGGGATCGAGAGCTTCGATATCTCTGGCCCGATCGCTGTCGGTGCCGATATCGGCGGGCGATTGGGCGATCCGCAGATCAGGGGATCGATCAAAACCGAAAATCTGCGCCTTGAAAGCCCACTGAGCGGGACCGTGTTGACGGGCATGAAAGCCAGCGGCGTGTTCGGCGGATCGAAACTCGTTATCCAGAGCTTTTCGGCGACCGCAGGAAAGGGAACGTTGACCGGGCGCGCGACCTTCGACCTGTCGGCGGCTAACGGCTTTGGCATCGATATCGTTGGGAATGCGCAACAGGCCGACATCATCAGGCGCGATGATATTTCAGCGACGGTCACCGGTCCGCTCTCGATTAAGTCCGATGGTGGTTCGGGTAGCATTGCCGGAACGCTGGAACTGAACCACAGCTCCTTTCGACTAGGCCAGGCCAGTGCTGCCGCTACCATTCCGCGGCTGAATGTTAGGGAACTGAATCGCCCCGCGAGCGATCTGGCTGTTCAAAGTCCACCCATTTCGTGGTCGCTGGCGGTCAAGGCGAAGGCTGCAAACCGGCTTTCCGTTACGGGACTGGGTCTCGACAGCGAATGGCGCGCAAATCTGGATATAGGTGGCACGCTGGATGAGCCGCGCATATTGGGTCGTGCCGACCTTCTCCGCGGTGGCTATGAGTTTGCGGGCAAGCGTTTCGACCTCGACAAGGGGACGATCAGATTTACTGGAACCACGCCAATCGATCCGGTTATCGACATAGAGGCAACATCGAACGCCCAGTCGCTGAACGCAACGGTGCGCGTCACCGGGACGGGGCAAAAACCCGACATTACATTTACCAGTATCCCTGCCTTGCCACAGGATGAACTGTTATCGCGGTTGTTGTTCGGGACTTCGATAACCAACCTCTCCGCGCCCGAAGCATTGCAACTGGCAGCGGCCGTCGCGTCGTTGCGCAATTCGGGGGGCGGGCTGAACCCGATTAACGCGCTGCGTCAGGCAATCGGGCTAGACCGCCTGCGCATCCTGCCTGCCGATGCGACGACGGGTTCAAAAACCGCGCTGGCGGCGGGCAAATACATTACCCGCCGCACTTATGTCGAAGTGATTAGCGACGGGCAGGGCTATTCCGCGAGCCGCGTCGAATTTCAGATTACGCGCTGGCTGTCGCTGTTGTCGTCGATCTCGACGATCGGTCGAACCAGTGCCGCCGTCCGCGTGTCGAAGGATTATTGA
- a CDS encoding flavodoxin family protein — MALSAIALNCSLKAKGDSSTDAMIRVLAEAFGKHDAKLTETIRISAENVKTGVSSDEGDGDAWPAIRQKILAADILIFGTPIWMGQMGSVAKRVLERMDAFLSETDEAGRQPSFGKVAVAAIVGNEDGAHISSAQIFQSLNDTGWTIPAAAVCYWVGEAMGDIDFKDLSKTPDKVLETAAMTAANAAHLAKLLKGKTYPGMPDN, encoded by the coding sequence ATGGCTCTCTCTGCAATCGCTCTCAACTGCTCCCTCAAAGCAAAAGGAGACAGTTCGACCGATGCGATGATCAGGGTGCTGGCCGAAGCGTTCGGAAAGCACGATGCCAAACTTACCGAAACTATCCGTATATCCGCCGAGAACGTCAAAACCGGTGTTTCATCCGATGAAGGCGACGGCGATGCGTGGCCCGCGATCCGACAGAAAATCCTTGCCGCCGATATCCTGATTTTCGGGACGCCGATCTGGATGGGCCAGATGGGCAGCGTTGCGAAACGCGTACTCGAACGAATGGACGCTTTTCTAAGCGAAACCGATGAGGCCGGCCGTCAACCAAGTTTCGGAAAAGTTGCAGTCGCGGCAATCGTCGGGAACGAGGATGGCGCCCATATCTCGAGCGCACAGATATTCCAGTCGCTGAACGATACCGGCTGGACGATCCCCGCCGCTGCTGTGTGCTATTGGGTGGGCGAAGCGATGGGCGATATCGACTTCAAGGATTTGTCCAAGACGCCTGACAAGGTGTTGGAGACCGCCGCGATGACGGCCGCGAATGCCGCGCACCTTGCAAAGTTATTAAAGGGGAAAACATATCCGGGCATGCCGGACAACTAA
- a CDS encoding P-II family nitrogen regulator translates to MKKIEAIIKPFKLDEVKEALHDVGVSGITVTEAKGFGRQKGHTELYRGAEYVVDFLPKVKLEVVVDDDMAARVVEAIAAAAQTGRIGDGKIFVMPVESVLRIRTGETDSDAI, encoded by the coding sequence ATGAAAAAAATCGAAGCGATCATCAAACCGTTCAAACTCGATGAAGTGAAGGAAGCCCTTCACGACGTTGGCGTTAGCGGCATTACCGTCACCGAGGCCAAAGGCTTTGGACGGCAAAAAGGCCATACGGAGCTGTATCGCGGCGCTGAATACGTCGTGGACTTCCTGCCGAAGGTTAAGCTGGAAGTGGTCGTGGACGACGACATGGCAGCGCGCGTGGTCGAGGCGATTGCCGCGGCCGCACAAACGGGCCGTATTGGCGATGGCAAGATTTTCGTGATGCCCGTCGAAAGCGTCCTTCGCATCCGCACCGGCGAAACCGACAGCGACGCAATTTAA
- the map gene encoding type I methionyl aminopeptidase, protein MTEYVNIASDVRSARTGAIKLHDEAGFAGMRAAGRLGADALDALVPHVVPGVTTGELDDIVREITLRGGGVPATLGYRGFTHSCCTSINHVVCHGIPGSKVLRDGDIVNIDVTPLLDRWHGDTSRMFLVGDVPIKARRLVDVTYECLMLGIEQAKPGNTMGDVAHAIQTFAEKHRYGIVRDFCGHGVGRLFHDAPEVVHAGRPGTGPELRPGMFFTIEPMINIGRHDVKMLDDGWTAVTRDKTLSAQFEHSVGITESGCEIFTKSPKGLDRPPY, encoded by the coding sequence ATGACCGAATATGTAAACATAGCCTCCGACGTCCGCAGCGCCCGTACAGGAGCCATCAAACTGCATGACGAAGCCGGATTTGCTGGAATGCGCGCTGCCGGACGGCTCGGTGCCGATGCGCTCGATGCGCTGGTTCCGCACGTCGTTCCCGGCGTTACCACAGGCGAGCTGGACGATATTGTGCGGGAAATCACGCTTCGCGGCGGCGGTGTGCCCGCAACGCTGGGTTATCGCGGTTTTACGCATAGCTGCTGCACGTCGATCAACCATGTCGTCTGTCACGGCATTCCGGGAAGCAAAGTTCTGCGAGACGGCGATATCGTCAACATCGACGTGACGCCGCTGCTCGATCGATGGCACGGCGATACCAGCCGGATGTTTCTGGTCGGTGACGTCCCGATCAAGGCGCGGCGGCTTGTCGACGTGACCTATGAATGCCTCATGCTGGGGATAGAGCAGGCCAAACCCGGCAATACGATGGGCGATGTCGCCCATGCGATCCAAACGTTCGCCGAAAAGCATCGCTACGGTATCGTCCGCGATTTCTGCGGTCACGGAGTCGGACGCCTGTTTCACGATGCCCCCGAAGTCGTCCACGCCGGACGACCCGGCACCGGCCCCGAACTACGGCCCGGAATGTTCTTCACGATCGAACCGATGATCAATATCGGCCGCCATGATGTAAAGATGCTTGATGATGGCTGGACGGCCGTGACTCGGGACAAGACACTGTCGGCGCAATTCGAACATTCGGTGGGAATCACCGAGTCGGGCTGCGAAATCTTCACGAAGAGTCCCAAGGGCCTCGATCGACCACCCTATTAA
- a CDS encoding aldehyde dehydrogenase family protein, whose product MESYLKHFIDGKWVESIGGTRHEVISPSTEEPCTEIMIGSQADVDAAVAAARKAFVTFSQTSVQERLALLGRISAEFKKRVADLGKSMATEMGAPLSFASTAQAYSGIAHFGHTAKALAEFQFSETVGTTHVVHEPIGVVGMITPWNWPLNQIALKVAPAIAAGNTMVLKPSEECPGNAAIFAEILEAAGVPAGVFNLVQGNGPITGAAISAHPDIDMVSFTGSTRAGILIAKSAADTVKRVHTELGGKAANLVLQGADLATVLPPTVAGVVANSGQSCIAPTRILVHKNQESEAVGFIKGILEGTAVGDPLQEGAHIGPVVNKAQYDKIQGLIQSAIDEGAKLETGGTGLPPELNRGYYVRPTLFSGVTADMRIANEEIFGPVATVMTYSTDAEAIEIVNATPYGLSATISGDPAAAAKVAPKLRAGIVTINSWAPDGQTPFGGYKQSGNGREGGVYGLREFMEIKSIIGAPA is encoded by the coding sequence GTGGAAAGCTATCTCAAGCATTTTATCGACGGCAAATGGGTCGAGAGCATTGGCGGCACCCGGCACGAGGTAATCAGCCCATCGACCGAAGAGCCTTGCACTGAAATCATGATCGGATCGCAAGCCGATGTTGACGCAGCCGTGGCAGCGGCGCGCAAGGCGTTCGTGACATTCTCGCAAACCTCGGTTCAGGAGCGGCTGGCGTTGCTGGGCCGTATTTCTGCCGAATTCAAAAAACGCGTCGCCGACCTTGGCAAATCGATGGCAACCGAGATGGGCGCACCGCTATCGTTTGCGAGTACCGCGCAGGCTTATTCGGGCATCGCACATTTCGGTCACACGGCAAAGGCGCTGGCGGAGTTCCAGTTTTCAGAGACAGTCGGCACGACTCATGTGGTTCACGAACCGATCGGTGTGGTCGGCATGATCACGCCATGGAACTGGCCACTGAATCAGATTGCATTGAAAGTCGCCCCGGCGATCGCGGCAGGCAACACGATGGTCTTGAAACCGTCGGAGGAATGCCCCGGCAATGCGGCAATCTTTGCCGAGATCCTCGAGGCTGCGGGTGTACCGGCGGGCGTATTTAATCTGGTGCAGGGCAATGGACCGATCACAGGAGCGGCGATCTCCGCTCACCCCGATATCGACATGGTCAGTTTCACAGGGTCGACCCGCGCCGGAATCCTGATTGCCAAATCCGCCGCCGATACGGTAAAACGCGTCCATACCGAACTGGGTGGCAAGGCTGCCAATCTCGTGTTGCAAGGGGCCGATCTTGCAACGGTGCTGCCGCCAACTGTTGCGGGTGTCGTCGCCAATTCGGGTCAAAGCTGCATCGCACCGACGCGTATTCTTGTGCACAAGAATCAGGAAAGCGAAGCTGTCGGGTTCATCAAGGGCATCCTTGAGGGAACGGCGGTCGGTGACCCGCTGCAAGAGGGTGCACATATCGGGCCGGTCGTAAACAAGGCGCAATATGATAAAATCCAGGGGCTGATCCAGTCTGCCATCGACGAAGGGGCTAAGCTGGAAACCGGCGGAACCGGTCTGCCCCCGGAACTCAATCGCGGTTATTATGTCCGCCCAACTTTGTTCAGCGGCGTCACCGCCGACATGCGGATTGCCAATGAAGAGATTTTCGGGCCTGTCGCAACAGTGATGACTTACTCTACCGACGCCGAAGCCATCGAGATCGTCAATGCGACACCATACGGGCTTTCGGCAACAATCTCTGGCGACCCGGCGGCAGCGGCGAAAGTCGCCCCGAAATTGCGCGCGGGTATCGTTACGATCAACAGTTGGGCACCCGATGGGCAAACCCCATTTGGTGGTTACAAACAATCAGGCAACGGGCGCGAGGGCGGTGTTTATGGCCTGCGCGAGTTCATGGAAATTAAGTCGATCATCGGCGCGCCTGCATAA
- the glnA gene encoding type I glutamate--ammonia ligase, which translates to MANTPQTILDMIKEQEIEWVDVRFTDTKGAWHHLTMVSSVIGENELTDGLMFDGSSIEGWKEINESDMILKPDLDAVYIDPFSATPMLILVCDIVEPEDGSLYARDPRSTAKRAETFLASTGLGDTVYIGPEPEFFMFDSVEFDNTYASSYYKLDDVELPTNTGTTYEGGNMGHRPRAKGGYFPVGPVDVTTDIRAEMTSTMIEMGLPMDKHHHEVAGSQHELGLTFGKLVETCDRIQIYKYVVKMVAQAYGKTATFMPKPIKADNGSGMHTHISIWNKGKNTFAGNGYAGLSDTCLYFIGGVVKHAKALNAFTNPTTNSYKRLVPGYEAPVLLAYSARNRSAACRIPYGAGEKAKRVEFRFPDPLANPYLATAALLMAGIDGIQNKIHPGEPMDKNLYDLPPVELAAVPTVCGSLREALDSLIADHDFLLKGGVFTKDQIDAYIELKWPEVARWEMSPSPVEFDMYYSA; encoded by the coding sequence ATGGCGAATACTCCGCAGACCATCCTCGACATGATTAAGGAGCAGGAAATCGAATGGGTCGATGTCCGCTTCACCGATACAAAGGGGGCCTGGCACCATCTGACGATGGTTTCGTCGGTGATCGGCGAGAATGAGCTGACTGACGGCCTGATGTTCGACGGTTCGTCGATCGAAGGCTGGAAGGAAATCAACGAGTCCGACATGATCCTGAAGCCGGATCTGGACGCGGTTTATATCGATCCATTCTCAGCGACACCGATGCTGATTCTGGTCTGCGACATTGTCGAGCCAGAGGACGGTTCGCTCTATGCCCGCGATCCACGTTCGACGGCCAAGCGCGCCGAAACTTTCCTCGCTTCGACCGGCCTTGGCGACACGGTTTATATCGGACCTGAGCCTGAATTCTTCATGTTCGACAGCGTCGAATTCGATAACACCTATGCATCGAGCTATTACAAGCTCGACGATGTCGAACTGCCAACCAACACCGGCACAACGTATGAAGGCGGCAACATGGGCCATCGCCCCCGTGCCAAGGGTGGGTATTTCCCCGTTGGTCCGGTCGATGTGACGACCGACATCCGTGCGGAAATGACGTCGACGATGATCGAAATGGGCCTGCCCATGGACAAGCATCACCACGAAGTCGCGGGCAGCCAGCATGAGCTTGGTCTGACCTTCGGCAAGCTGGTCGAAACCTGCGATCGCATCCAGATTTACAAATACGTCGTGAAGATGGTCGCCCAGGCGTATGGCAAGACGGCCACATTCATGCCGAAGCCGATCAAGGCCGATAACGGTTCGGGAATGCACACGCACATCTCGATCTGGAACAAGGGCAAGAACACGTTTGCGGGCAATGGCTATGCCGGTCTGTCCGACACTTGCCTGTATTTCATCGGTGGTGTGGTCAAGCACGCCAAGGCGCTGAACGCATTCACCAACCCGACCACCAACAGCTACAAGCGTCTGGTGCCGGGTTATGAAGCACCTGTGTTGCTCGCTTATTCGGCGCGTAACCGTTCGGCCGCATGCCGCATCCCTTATGGTGCGGGCGAAAAGGCCAAGCGCGTTGAGTTCCGTTTCCCCGACCCACTCGCCAACCCTTATCTCGCCACCGCGGCGTTGCTGATGGCGGGCATCGACGGCATCCAGAACAAGATCCATCCGGGCGAGCCGATGGACAAGAACCTGTACGACCTGCCGCCCGTCGAATTGGCAGCAGTGCCAACCGTCTGCGGTTCGTTGCGTGAAGCACTGGACAGCCTGATCGCCGATCACGACTTCCTGTTGAAGGGCGGCGTGTTCACCAAGGATCAGATCGATGCCTATATCGAACTGAAATGGCCCGAAGTTGCGCGCTGGGAAATGTCCCCTTCGCCGGTCGAGTTCGACATGTACTATTCGGCCTGA
- a CDS encoding autotransporter assembly complex protein TamA: MATTLLAAIGCPASAQEAPALDPNSPMAPLPDIGIPWPDLNSRDPVEGDAPISAAQTTEVGDDQRYAVEVEGLKGIGGEVESRFDALSVLESGASKPANVAQIDRRARDDAELLSSLLRAAGYYDADVSTSVAPAGGRLTVKLTVDPGPLYRFTDVEVTGLAPTAGKADKLRKAFGVKVDTPVDADTVVAGELALREKLGREGFPFAKVAGSEVVVDHETLAATLALVVDPGSLRKFGGIRVAGKKSPFGAKHVQTIARFRPGETYDQAMVDDLRRGLIATGLVSSVTLEPVAVGVDAVDIKATMEPAPKRTIAGEVGYGTGEGFRVETSWQNRDLIHPEGAVTFRGVAGTKEQSLGTTLRMGNFTERDVVMNSRFLISHTNLAAYDANTVELGANLERQTNIIWQKKWTYSFGAELIASSERDFVATVGIAQRRTFFIGALPGTLAYDGSDDLLNPTRGFRLSARLSPEVSFQGGTFAYARAQIDSSYYQPFGKRLVIAGRVRVGGIAGASREDIAPSRLFYSGGGGSVRGFGYQEIGPRNVLDQPIGGRSLAEFSIEARVRPKAFGGNFGIVPFLDGGNIYSTAYPKFTGLRLGAGLGLRYYSSFGPIRIDVGTPLARRPGETPVAVYVSLGQAF, translated from the coding sequence GTGGCTACGACCCTCCTTGCCGCGATCGGATGCCCTGCGTCTGCACAAGAGGCACCTGCTCTCGACCCGAATTCGCCGATGGCACCGCTGCCCGATATTGGCATTCCCTGGCCCGATCTGAATTCCCGCGACCCGGTCGAAGGTGACGCTCCAATTAGCGCGGCCCAGACGACAGAGGTTGGCGACGATCAGCGTTACGCCGTCGAAGTCGAGGGGTTAAAGGGCATCGGCGGCGAGGTCGAAAGCCGATTCGATGCGCTGTCGGTTCTGGAATCGGGAGCATCCAAACCAGCCAACGTCGCCCAGATCGACCGACGCGCCCGCGACGATGCCGAACTGTTATCGAGCCTGTTGCGTGCGGCTGGTTATTACGACGCCGACGTTAGTACGTCGGTCGCTCCTGCGGGGGGACGACTGACGGTTAAATTGACTGTCGATCCGGGACCGCTTTACCGATTTACCGATGTTGAGGTTACCGGACTGGCCCCCACCGCTGGCAAGGCGGACAAATTGCGTAAGGCATTCGGGGTAAAGGTCGATACCCCGGTTGATGCCGATACGGTCGTCGCCGGTGAACTTGCCCTGCGCGAGAAACTTGGACGAGAGGGTTTTCCTTTCGCCAAGGTCGCCGGTTCCGAAGTCGTGGTCGATCATGAAACCCTCGCCGCCACGCTCGCCCTCGTGGTTGATCCGGGCAGTTTGCGCAAATTCGGCGGCATCAGGGTTGCAGGTAAAAAGTCACCGTTCGGGGCAAAACATGTTCAGACGATCGCGCGGTTCCGGCCCGGTGAAACTTATGACCAGGCGATGGTCGACGATCTTCGCCGCGGACTGATCGCGACCGGGCTGGTTTCTTCGGTCACGCTCGAACCTGTTGCGGTCGGTGTCGACGCCGTTGATATTAAGGCAACGATGGAACCGGCACCGAAGCGCACGATCGCGGGCGAAGTTGGCTATGGCACCGGCGAAGGGTTCCGCGTCGAGACCAGTTGGCAAAATCGCGATTTGATCCATCCCGAAGGTGCTGTGACGTTTCGTGGTGTAGCGGGCACGAAAGAACAATCCCTCGGCACGACGTTGCGAATGGGTAATTTCACCGAGCGCGACGTTGTTATGAATAGCCGCTTTTTGATTAGCCATACGAACCTCGCCGCATATGATGCGAACACTGTCGAACTGGGCGCCAATCTCGAGCGTCAGACGAACATCATCTGGCAAAAGAAATGGACTTATAGTTTCGGGGCTGAACTGATCGCTTCGAGTGAACGCGATTTTGTCGCGACGGTTGGTATTGCCCAGCGCCGTACGTTCTTTATCGGCGCGCTGCCCGGCACGCTCGCCTATGATGGCTCGGACGATTTGCTGAACCCGACGCGGGGTTTCCGACTGTCGGCGCGACTGTCGCCGGAAGTGTCATTTCAGGGTGGAACCTTTGCTTACGCGCGAGCGCAGATCGACAGCAGTTACTATCAGCCGTTCGGAAAACGGCTTGTCATCGCGGGCAGGGTGCGTGTCGGTGGGATCGCGGGCGCGTCGCGTGAGGACATTGCCCCGTCGCGGCTGTTCTATTCGGGCGGCGGCGGTTCGGTACGCGGTTTCGGCTATCAGGAAATCGGCCCCCGCAATGTGCTCGACCAGCCGATCGGGGGGCGCAGTCTGGCGGAGTTTTCGATCGAAGCGCGTGTCCGACCAAAGGCATTCGGCGGCAACTTCGGGATCGTGCCGTTCCTCGATGGCGGTAATATTTATTCGACAGCCTATCCCAAATTCACCGGACTGCGCCTCGGTGCGGGTCTTGGGTTGCGCTATTATTCCAGCTTTGGTCCGATCCGCATCGACGTTGGCACACCGCTCGCGCGTCGCCCCGGGGAAACGCCGGTCGCCGTTTACGTCTCGCTGGGGCAGGCGTTTTGA